The following coding sequences lie in one Komagataeibacter sucrofermentans DSM 15973 genomic window:
- a CDS encoding TIGR04028 family ABC transporter substrate-binding protein, with translation MPHPFRANMSSSWPVLALATCLAFHAPAPARAADAAPPGGTLLYLEKQPHKNLYPPAGGFYPNGGILAQITDRLTWQNTDTLAIEPWIATGWGVNEDSTVFTFTLRPGVTFSDGTPVDAAAVALNYDTFGKGNRALHLPPSEVINNYERSEVIDPLTVRFYFSRPSPGFLQGTSVIGSGLVSPASLRRPLDEWGDARHVIGSGPFVVRDEVPGKSVDLATRPDYAWGPAQLAPQGPSRLAGVRIIVVPEDSIRIGAFIAGQADFARAVEAYDEEQITRHGDTVYAASTRGVNNSVVFRPDNPLVADPRVRLALLHATDRPDILRTLYSPHYPLARSVIAADAQGFVDHSTDLTYDPVLAARLLDEAGWTLDPDGWRRRNGVTLALAVHEALPQPQSRSMLVLLAQQWRRTGVQLTILSGSPAMTVLDNLNPAVTPLFHAEVGRADPDVIKSAFYPTNRNVLLQKGGQSRHVDHFVDPELNGLLDQVASDTDPATRLADLARVQADILAKGYSIPIFEEPQVYAGSARVHDMHFEAVGRPVFYRTWLARP, from the coding sequence GTGGCACGCTGCTCTATCTGGAAAAGCAGCCGCACAAGAACCTTTATCCCCCCGCTGGCGGCTTCTACCCCAATGGCGGCATCCTGGCCCAGATCACGGACCGGCTGACCTGGCAGAACACCGACACGCTTGCCATCGAGCCGTGGATTGCAACCGGCTGGGGCGTGAATGAAGACAGCACCGTCTTTACCTTCACGCTGCGCCCCGGCGTTACCTTCTCCGATGGCACACCGGTCGATGCGGCGGCAGTCGCCCTCAATTACGATACATTTGGCAAGGGCAACCGCGCGCTGCACCTGCCGCCCTCCGAAGTCATCAACAATTACGAACGCAGCGAGGTCATCGACCCGCTGACGGTGCGCTTTTACTTCAGCAGGCCTTCGCCCGGTTTTTTGCAGGGCACATCGGTCATCGGCTCGGGGCTGGTCTCGCCCGCAAGCCTGCGCCGCCCGCTTGATGAATGGGGCGACGCGCGGCATGTCATCGGCTCCGGCCCGTTCGTGGTGCGCGACGAGGTGCCGGGCAAGTCGGTCGATCTGGCCACCCGCCCCGACTATGCCTGGGGGCCTGCACAGCTTGCCCCGCAGGGGCCGAGCCGACTGGCGGGCGTGCGCATCATCGTGGTGCCTGAAGACAGCATCCGCATTGGCGCCTTCATTGCAGGGCAGGCCGATTTCGCCCGCGCGGTCGAGGCCTATGATGAGGAACAGATCACCCGCCATGGCGATACGGTCTACGCCGCCTCCACCCGTGGGGTGAACAACAGCGTGGTCTTCCGCCCCGACAACCCGCTGGTGGCCGACCCGCGCGTGCGCCTGGCCCTGCTGCACGCCACCGACCGGCCCGACATCCTGCGCACGCTCTATTCCCCCCATTACCCGCTGGCGCGTTCGGTCATTGCCGCCGATGCGCAGGGCTTTGTCGATCACAGCACGGACCTGACCTATGACCCGGTCCTGGCCGCCCGGCTGCTTGATGAAGCCGGATGGACGCTCGACCCCGATGGCTGGCGGCGGCGCAATGGCGTGACCCTCGCGCTGGCCGTGCATGAGGCCCTGCCCCAGCCGCAGAGCCGGAGCATGCTGGTGCTGCTGGCCCAGCAATGGCGCAGAACAGGCGTGCAACTGACCATCCTGTCAGGCAGTCCGGCCATGACGGTGCTCGACAACCTCAACCCCGCCGTCACCCCCCTGTTCCATGCCGAGGTAGGCCGCGCCGACCCCGATGTGATCAAGAGCGCGTTCTACCCCACCAACCGTAACGTGCTGCTGCAAAAGGGCGGGCAGAGCCGCCATGTGGACCACTTTGTCGACCCCGAACTCAACGGGCTGCTCGATCAGGTCGCCTCGGACACCGACCCCGCCACCCGCCTTGCCGACCTTGCCCGCGTGCAGGCCGACATTCTGGCCAAGGGCTACAGTATTCCCATATTCGAGGAGCCGCAGGTCTATGCGGGATCGGCCCGCGTGCACGACATGCATTTCGAGGCCGTGGGGCGGCCTGTTTTCTACCGTACCTGGCTGGCAAGACCGTAG